ACACGCTGGTGAACGGTCAGGAAGTCACAGTCTCTTGTGCGCAAGGCGAAACCGGCTTCATTTATGAAGGCGAGCTGGCCTTTGAAGTACGCCGCTCTGCGGTGGACGATCTGCCGAGCCTGCCGCTGAAAGTCATGATGAACGTGGGTAACCCGGACCGTGCGTTTGACTTCGCATGTATCCCGAACGAAGGGGTTGGCCTGGCGCGTCTGGAATTCATCATCAACAAGATGATTGGTATTCACCCGAAAGCGCTGCTGAACTACAGCGAGCAGTCGGATGAGCTGAAAGCTGAAATCGACCAACGTATCGTGGGTTACAGCGATCCGGTTGAGTTCTACATCCAGAAGCTGACCGAAGGGATCTCGACACTGGCCTCTGCATTCTGGCCGAAGCGTGTCATCGTTCGGATGTCTGACTTCAAATCGAACGAGTACCGCAACCTGCTTGGCGGCGTTCACTTCGAACCAACAGAAGAGAACCCGATGCTGGGCTTCCGTGGCGCTTCTCGCTACATTTCGCCGAAGTTCGAAGATTGTTTCGCGCTGGAATGTGAAGCCATCAAACGTGTTCGTGAGCGCATGGGCCTGAAGAATGTGGAAATCATGATCCCATTCGTGCGTACCGTGAGCGAAGCGGCTGGCGTCATTGACCTGCTGGCGAAGTTCGACCTGCGTCGCGGCGAGAACGGCCTGAAAGTCATCATGATGTGTGAGCTGCCGTCGAATGCAATTCTGGCAGATGAGTTCCTCAAGTACTTTGACGGCTTCTCTATCGGCTCGAATGACATGACACAGCTGACACTGGGTCTGGACCGTGACTCCGGTGAAATTGCCCACATGTTCGATGAGCGGAACGACGCGGTGAAAGCCATGCTGTCGATGGCGATTAAAGCCGCCAACAAAGCCGGTAAATACGTCGGGATTTGTGGCCAGGGCCCATCGGATCACGAAGATCTGGCTGACTGGCTGATGGAGCAGGGCATTGATTCTGTTTCGCTGAACCCGGACACCGTGGTTGAAACCTGGTTGCACCTGGGTGAGAAACACGCATAAAAACAGGCTAACCACACTCGGTTAACTGTCTGGTCCGCACCTGCAGCTTGCTGACGAATGTCCGGCAAGACAGGTGCGGACTTTTTTGTACCTGTTATTCTACAATCAAAAATTCTAACGCAGTTATCGAGCATTTTAACAAGCTAGGATGACCCTTTATTTACTGCGATTGGTATGACTCCATTGTTGATAGTGCAAGAGACAGAAAGCCACCGGTGCAAGTAACGGAGAACAATATGTGATCCGTTTGATAATCAGGTTGCGCTCAGTTAGTATGCCTGAATCACAGTCGAGCTGATGAAGGGCGAATGAAACCAAGGATTTACCTGATACCGGGCACGATGTGCACCGCACAACTCTGGTGCCGGATCGCGCCGCATCTTGAATCTGCTGTTGAACTGATCCACCTTCCGCCGTATCAGCATGCTTCGCTCTCCGCGTATTTCAATCAATTGAACCAGTGTCTTCCTGATACCCCTGTCCATTTGGTCGGTTTTTCTTTGGGGGGCTATCTCGCGACTCGTTTTGCCACGCAGTATCCATCGCGGGTTAGACAACTGTTTGTGATTTCCAATACCCCGTGCGCCTTGGGCCAGACAGAACTCACCGCGCGACAGCAGGCGCTAGCGCTGGTAGAGCGCTATGGATACAAGGGGATCAGTCGCAAGCGCGCGGCTGATCTTCTGGATCGCAAACCTCAAGCGCGCCAGTCTGACGGACCGAGTGAGATCGGCACGGACGAAAATCGTGTGAATGAAACGGGTCCGGATCAAGCGGTGATTGACATCATCATTGAAATGGATCGCGTGCTGGGTGAGCAGACCTTCAAGCTGCAACTACAGACAGCCTCGGCGCGGCAGGATCTGATGGCGGATCTGCTCGCGGCTGAGTTGTCCACCTCGTTTTACTATAGCGAAGGAGACCCGCTGCTCAACACTGATTGGTTGCAGCGGCTCGAAACCCAAACGCGTGATGGACGCTGCCATTTATTACCTACACCAGGCCGCGGGCATATGCTGCCGCTGGAAAAGCCGCACGAGCTGGCAAAGCATTTGCTCGACTGGTTATCCCTGAAAGCCTGACGTACTTGATTTGACCTGGTCCTGGGGTTTCTCCGGGCGATGTGCTGGTTGTGTCGATGGCCTGACGCTGAATAACATCAGTGTCAGTTTTATGATTTGTTTTACAAGGAGTTTACATGTACCGATCGGCATTGCAGTTTTTTCGGGGAGAGGGCGGACGTTATTTTTTCATCAATGGCTTTACGGCGTTGGCGTTCTCTTTCATTTTGCCGATCATGAGTCTGTTCCTGGTCAAGCAGCTTGGCCTGGATCCGAGCTATATCGGCGTGTATACCGTCAGTGTGGCTGTTTCGGGGATGGTGATCAGCCATCGCTTGGGAGCGCTGTCCGATCGGGGTGTTGCGGATAAAAAGCTCTTTTTGTTCGGCGTCTCAGGGATTGCGGCGGCGGCAGTGGGGTTCTCGTTGGCGACTGCGTTCTGGCAGGTGTTGCTGACCGGCGTGCTGTTCATGGGGCTGGGCAGTGCGTCGATCCCGATGATCCTGGCGATGATCCGGCGTTATGCTGAAAGCTCAGGACAGGACAGCACCCGGATTAATTCGCAAATGCGATCTTCAGTCTCCTTGGTGTGGATCATCGGCCCGGCGCTGGCGTTTGCTTCGGTGGAGCATTTGGGGTTTCAGGGAAATTTCTTTTTGGCCGGGACGATTGCGGTATTGGTGGGGCTGTATGCCTGGCAGGGGATATCCGGTGAAAGCCGTCACCGAACACAGCCGGTACTTCCGGCACTTGAACCGAAGACGCCGGATACCGCGCAAATCGGGAGGCGTGAGACCACACGGTTACCTAAGCGGGTTTGGATCCTCGGGATGGTCATTTTTTTGGCCAATATCGCCAATAGTACCTATATCACCAGCATTCCGCTGTATCTGACCGAGACGCTCGGGATGTCGACGTCTTTCCCCGGGATCCTGATTGGGCTGACGGCTGCGTTTGAAATCCCGGTGATGCTGTTGTCAGCGCGCTGGGCCAGCCGGTACGGTAAGCGTCCGGTGATCCTGTGCAGTTTTGTGCTGGCGGCTGTGTTTTACACCGGCCTGCAACTGGCCGAAACGCCAATGGCATTTGTGGTACTACAGGTCTTCAATGGCCTGTTCTTTGGGATATTTGTTGGCCTCGGGATCAGCCTGCTTCAGGATGAAGCGCCGGCGCATGTCGGGAAAGCATCCGCGTTCTACACCAATGCGATGGCGGTTGGCACTATGGCCGGCACATCATTAATGGGCGTGGTTGCGGGAGCTTTTGGCTATCAGCAGGCCTTGTTGATTAGCCTGGGCGCGATTTCACTGGCGTTTGTCCTGCTGCTGGCCATTGAGCTTCGGGCACGGCGGATGCAGTCGCAGCAAATGTGTCCTGCGCAGTGTGCTTCCCGTTAGCTTTGCTCTCCAATAGCGCCAGGCTTCTCGATAGCGCTGAATCGATGTTTGCTCAAGGGTTACAGCCAGAATAAGACCAACACGAGCATCGCCAGTAGGGCCAGATTGATGTTCTGGATCACCTGCTGGCGGTGCAGCTGTTTCATCATATCTTCTGAAAATTGGGCCATCTGTGCCTGCTCCCGGTTGTGTCTTTTTCTGGCCGCAGCGGGCTGTTTGGGTTGGGCCGCAGACTGCGGGGCGACGTCGATGGTCAGTGGCAGCCGAGCAGGGGGCAGTGAAGGTTTCATTCGGGCCCGGATCAGCGCGGCCGAGGCGACAGCACCATTTGCCCACCGCAGTTGATCGCCGCTGACATAGAAATCATTTTCGCACCCCCGGTGGATGATGTCGGCAAACGTCGGTTGCTGACGAGCCATCGAATCAAACGCAACCGTGCCTTTGCTCCCGTTGGACAACTCGACGTAATAATTGAGTTGCCGAAAGAGATAAGTCGCCCGAACCAGAGTGACGGGTTCAGCCGGAAGTAGGGAAGGATGCTGGATTAAGGTCATGACAATTTCCTTTCGCAGGGCTATCTGAGCGATTTCATGGTGTGTTTGGTTGTCCGCTTGTCCGGGCTAGTGAATATTTCTCACGGCGCGGACAAAATGTTTCTGTTGCCGGCTGTTTCCCTGCGCATACAGGCCATCAAAGGCCCCATGAGCTTTGAGGCTGGTGTGCTGAACCCCGGGAATTGCCAGCCCCTGTTCGGGACGGTGTTGGCTTGCCAGCAACGCATCGCCCGGGCTGCGGCCGAACTGGATGGTGGCTGCCCCCGCATACCCTTTCACACTGGTGGAACTCCAGTACAGGGCATAGTCGACTTCTCCGGATTCCCGTTGAAATTGTGATGTGACAAATCGGGGCGAGATCGGTGGCTTGCCGGTACCGACACGGCGGTAGTCGACAATGCTCTGAAGCTCTTTAATATCGGGGACGCGCCAGTCGGCGTAGCCACCATTGCTGAGGTTGTCGGCATACTGAAGGGCATCTTGCCAGCTGAGTGGTCGCAGGCTGTCGAGCGTGCTCCACATCAGCCCGGTGGCGACATCTGAGATTGTTCCGTCGCCATTATCAATCAGGTGGTTCTTGCCGTAATCCGGGTTTCCCCGCACCAGCCGGACAGAGAAACGGCGCTCTTGTGACGACTCGGCTGGATAGGCCTTGAGCTGACCTGTGGCGAAGTTGACGGTATACACGACTTCACCATGGGTTAACTGGCCGCCCGCCAGGCGCGTCCGGGTGGCGAAAACGGCGTTCAGCTCATGAGAGCCCAGGGGCTTGAACTCAAAGTACCGGGTGTCGATAAAAGGCGCGGTCTCGGCAGTGGTTGTCACCACCTGGTGCGGGCTCACTGTCTGGCGCCCCGAAAAATTCACCAGCGAGAATAGCTCTTTAGCACTTGGCAACCGCCAATCGGAATAGCCGCCAAGGTTC
Above is a window of Photobacterium sp. TY1-4 DNA encoding:
- a CDS encoding alpha/beta fold hydrolase — encoded protein: MKPRIYLIPGTMCTAQLWCRIAPHLESAVELIHLPPYQHASLSAYFNQLNQCLPDTPVHLVGFSLGGYLATRFATQYPSRVRQLFVISNTPCALGQTELTARQQALALVERYGYKGISRKRAADLLDRKPQARQSDGPSEIGTDENRVNETGPDQAVIDIIIEMDRVLGEQTFKLQLQTASARQDLMADLLAAELSTSFYYSEGDPLLNTDWLQRLETQTRDGRCHLLPTPGRGHMLPLEKPHELAKHLLDWLSLKA
- a CDS encoding sugar efflux transporter, coding for MYRSALQFFRGEGGRYFFINGFTALAFSFILPIMSLFLVKQLGLDPSYIGVYTVSVAVSGMVISHRLGALSDRGVADKKLFLFGVSGIAAAAVGFSLATAFWQVLLTGVLFMGLGSASIPMILAMIRRYAESSGQDSTRINSQMRSSVSLVWIIGPALAFASVEHLGFQGNFFLAGTIAVLVGLYAWQGISGESRHRTQPVLPALEPKTPDTAQIGRRETTRLPKRVWILGMVIFLANIANSTYITSIPLYLTETLGMSTSFPGILIGLTAAFEIPVMLLSARWASRYGKRPVILCSFVLAAVFYTGLQLAETPMAFVVLQVFNGLFFGIFVGLGISLLQDEAPAHVGKASAFYTNAMAVGTMAGTSLMGVVAGAFGYQQALLISLGAISLAFVLLLAIELRARRMQSQQMCPAQCASR
- a CDS encoding DUF1566 domain-containing protein → MMIKPVTLFLCAFALTACIHEERQPVYAASAYDLQAETLFPYTVVDSGLDQCFDQSPQAIPCPSTHQPFAGQDAQYTAPTSQYLDNGDGTVTDQTTGLMWQKDATQMSLTQAEETAVHANLGGYSDWRLPSAKELFSLVNFSGRQTVSPHQVVTTTAETAPFIDTRYFEFKPLGSHELNAVFATRTRLAGGQLTHGEVVYTVNFATGQLKAYPAESSQERRFSVRLVRGNPDYGKNHLIDNGDGTISDVATGLMWSTLDSLRPLSWQDALQYADNLSNGGYADWRVPDIKELQSIVDYRRVGTGKPPISPRFVTSQFQRESGEVDYALYWSSTSVKGYAGAATIQFGRSPGDALLASQHRPEQGLAIPGVQHTSLKAHGAFDGLYAQGNSRQQKHFVRAVRNIH